A genomic stretch from Gopherus flavomarginatus isolate rGopFla2 chromosome 3, rGopFla2.mat.asm, whole genome shotgun sequence includes:
- the RGP1 gene encoding RAB6A-GEF complex partner protein 2 isoform X2 has translation MIEVLAQLSRGPVFLAGEMLECGIVFTNPLSATSTSASSEMLAWASAQIHCQFHSSESRVALPPSDDSKHDVQAANETVFVPNRGERGQCILSTPPKILFCDLRLDPGESKSYSYCEMLPVDGPPSFRGQSVKYVYKLTIGCQRVHSPIKLLRVPFRVLVLHGLKDYQFPQDEVVAPSNPFLEEEEGVKKDSRLADLATELLMAATSRRSLHVYNISNTRGKVGKFGIFKTVYKIGEDILGTFNFSEGDIPCLQYSVSLQTEESIQEEFQRRHGQPVSYSTHARHQESCLHTARSSFSLPVPLSSTPGFTTNIVSLKWRLHFEFVTSRESGEAHTVPENQSETITWTGVEQIEVDTFSWDLPIKVLPTNPVLASYVSQFSSTNSITI, from the exons ATGATCGAGGTTCTGGCTCAGCTGAGCCGTGGGCCCGTCTTCCTGGCTGGAGAGATGCTGGAGTGTGGGATCGTCTTCACCAACCCGCTGTCCGCCACCTCCACCTCCGCCAGCAG TGAGATGCTGGCGTGGGCCAGCGCCCAGATTCACTGCCAGTTTCATTCCAGCGAGAGCCGGGTGGCGTTGCCTCCCTCGGATGACAGCAAGCATGATGTGCAGGCTGCGAACGAGACAGTGTTTGTCCCCAACAGAG GAGAGCGAGGTCAGTGCATCCTGTCCACACCTCCAAAGATTCTCTTTTGTGACTTGCGCCTGGATCCCGGAGAGTCAAAATCCT ACTCATACTGCGAGATGCTGCCTGTGGACGGGCCGCCCTCCTTCCGGGGGCAGTCGGTAAAGTACGTGTACAAGCTGACCATCGGCTGCCAGCGGGTGCACTCTCCCATCAAGCTGCTACGCGTGCCCTTCAGGGTGCTGGTGCTGCACG GGCTCAAAGATTATCAGTTCCCCCAGGACGAAGTGGTTGCCCCCTCGAACCCcttcctggaggaggaggagggggtgaaGAAAGACTCCCGGCTGGCGGACCTGGCCACAGAGCTGCTGATGGCAGCCACCTCCCGGCGCAGCCTGC ACGTGTATAACATCAGCAACACCCGGGGCAAGGTGGGCAAGTTCGGGATCTTTAAGACTGTCTATAAGATTGGAGAAGACATCCTCGGGACCTTTAACTTCTCGGAAGGGGACATCCCCTGTCTGCAG TACTCGGTGAGCCTGCAGACAGAGGAGAGTATCCAGGAGGAGTTCCAGCGGCGGCACGGGCAGCCCGTCTCCTACAGCACACATGCCCGCCACCAGGAATCCTGTCTGCATACGGCCAGGAGCAGCTTCAGCCTCCCCGTCCCGCTGAGCTCCACGCCTGGCTTCACCACCAACATTG TGTCTCTGAAGTGGAGGCTGCACTTTGAGTTCGTGACCTCTCGAGAGTCGGGGGAGGCCCACACGGTCCCTGAGAACCAGTCGGAAACCATCACCTGGACTGGGGTGGAGCAAATCGAAGTGGATACCTTCAGCTGGGACCTGCCCATCAAAGTCCTGCCGACCAATCCCGTCCTGGCCTCCTATGTGTCCCAGTTCTCCAGCACAAACTCCATCACtatctga
- the RGP1 gene encoding RAB6A-GEF complex partner protein 2 isoform X1: MIEVLAQLSRGPVFLAGEMLECGIVFTNPLSATSTSASSEMLAWASAQIHCQFHSSESRVALPPSDDSKHDVQAANETVFVPNRGERGQCILSTPPKILFCDLRLDPGESKSYSYCEMLPVDGPPSFRGQSVKYVYKLTIGCQRVHSPIKLLRVPFRVLVLHGLKDYQFPQDEVVAPSNPFLEEEEGVKKDSRLADLATELLMAATSRRSLRRQGVAAALAHLPVSVSTDVYNISNTRGKVGKFGIFKTVYKIGEDILGTFNFSEGDIPCLQYSVSLQTEESIQEEFQRRHGQPVSYSTHARHQESCLHTARSSFSLPVPLSSTPGFTTNIVSLKWRLHFEFVTSRESGEAHTVPENQSETITWTGVEQIEVDTFSWDLPIKVLPTNPVLASYVSQFSSTNSITI, from the exons ATGATCGAGGTTCTGGCTCAGCTGAGCCGTGGGCCCGTCTTCCTGGCTGGAGAGATGCTGGAGTGTGGGATCGTCTTCACCAACCCGCTGTCCGCCACCTCCACCTCCGCCAGCAG TGAGATGCTGGCGTGGGCCAGCGCCCAGATTCACTGCCAGTTTCATTCCAGCGAGAGCCGGGTGGCGTTGCCTCCCTCGGATGACAGCAAGCATGATGTGCAGGCTGCGAACGAGACAGTGTTTGTCCCCAACAGAG GAGAGCGAGGTCAGTGCATCCTGTCCACACCTCCAAAGATTCTCTTTTGTGACTTGCGCCTGGATCCCGGAGAGTCAAAATCCT ACTCATACTGCGAGATGCTGCCTGTGGACGGGCCGCCCTCCTTCCGGGGGCAGTCGGTAAAGTACGTGTACAAGCTGACCATCGGCTGCCAGCGGGTGCACTCTCCCATCAAGCTGCTACGCGTGCCCTTCAGGGTGCTGGTGCTGCACG GGCTCAAAGATTATCAGTTCCCCCAGGACGAAGTGGTTGCCCCCTCGAACCCcttcctggaggaggaggagggggtgaaGAAAGACTCCCGGCTGGCGGACCTGGCCACAGAGCTGCTGATGGCAGCCACCTCCCGGCGCAGCCTGCGTAG GCAGGGAGTCGCTGCAGCCCTGGCTCATCTGCCTGTCTCGGTCTCCACAGACGTGTATAACATCAGCAACACCCGGGGCAAGGTGGGCAAGTTCGGGATCTTTAAGACTGTCTATAAGATTGGAGAAGACATCCTCGGGACCTTTAACTTCTCGGAAGGGGACATCCCCTGTCTGCAG TACTCGGTGAGCCTGCAGACAGAGGAGAGTATCCAGGAGGAGTTCCAGCGGCGGCACGGGCAGCCCGTCTCCTACAGCACACATGCCCGCCACCAGGAATCCTGTCTGCATACGGCCAGGAGCAGCTTCAGCCTCCCCGTCCCGCTGAGCTCCACGCCTGGCTTCACCACCAACATTG TGTCTCTGAAGTGGAGGCTGCACTTTGAGTTCGTGACCTCTCGAGAGTCGGGGGAGGCCCACACGGTCCCTGAGAACCAGTCGGAAACCATCACCTGGACTGGGGTGGAGCAAATCGAAGTGGATACCTTCAGCTGGGACCTGCCCATCAAAGTCCTGCCGACCAATCCCGTCCTGGCCTCCTATGTGTCCCAGTTCTCCAGCACAAACTCCATCACtatctga
- the MSMP gene encoding prostate-associated microseminoprotein yields MARKVQKVAHVWGRICLLVSFLLQLQGAQAKCYFQAQAPCHYEGKQFTLGESWLSTTCLLCTCLHPVGVGCCEITQHPIDFPDWCMAHYDSQTCQISVVQKANPSLPCANSMEREWGSAGTLEPMINKVLETRLSR; encoded by the exons ATGGCCAGGAAGGTGCAGAAGGTTGCCCATGTCTGGGGCAGGATCTGCCTGCTGGTCTCtttcctcctccagctccagggagcccAGGCAAAATGTTATTTCCAGGCGCAAG CTCCCTGTCACTACGAGGGGAAGCAGTTCACCCTGGGGGAGTCCTGGCTCAGCACCACCTGCCTGCTCTGTACCTGCCTCCACCCCGTTGGCGTGGGCTGCTGCGAGAT CACCCAGCACCCCATCGATTTTCCAGACTGGTGCATGGCCCACTACGACTCACAGACCTGCCAGATTTCAGTGGTGCAGAAAGCCAACCCCAGCCTGCCATGTGCGAACAGCATGGAGCGCGAGTGGGGCTCGGCCGGCACCTTGGAGCCAATGATCAACAAGGTGCTAGAGACGCGGCTGAGCAGGTAG